In one window of Drosophila innubila isolate TH190305 chromosome 2L unlocalized genomic scaffold, UK_Dinn_1.0 4_B_2L, whole genome shotgun sequence DNA:
- the LOC117780787 gene encoding protein drumstick: MFAVMRIDNDDCRSDFRRKMRPKCEFICKYCQRRFTKPYNLMIHERTHKSPEITYSCEVCGKYFKQRDNLRQHRCSQCVWR, from the exons ATGTTTGCTGTAATGCGAATCGACAACGATGACTGCCGGTCGGATTTCCGTCGCAAGATGCGTCCAAAGTGTGAGTTCATTTGCAAGTATTGCCAGCGGCGTTTCACCAAGCCATACAATCTGATGATACACGAGCGCACGCACAAATCGCCAGAGATAACATATTCCTGTGAGGTCTGCGGCAAATACTTCAAGCAACGTGATAATCTGCGTCAGCACAG ATGTAGTCAGTGTGTTTGGCGATAA